Proteins encoded within one genomic window of Candidatus Brevundimonas colombiensis:
- the yajC gene encoding preprotein translocase subunit YajC, producing MGGAADGGLMAQLIGFAPIIGIFILFYFLLIRPQQKRAKEHATAIAAVKRGDTVVLGSGMIGKVTRVEDAEVNVEIAPSVNVRVVKSMIAEVRNRTAIAANDSKA from the coding sequence ATGGGCGGAGCGGCTGACGGCGGCTTGATGGCGCAACTGATCGGCTTTGCGCCCATCATCGGCATCTTCATCCTGTTCTACTTCCTGCTGATCCGTCCGCAGCAGAAGCGCGCCAAGGAACACGCGACCGCCATCGCCGCCGTCAAGCGCGGCGACACCGTGGTTCTGGGCAGCGGCATGATCGGCAAGGTGACGCGCGTCGAGGACGCCGAGGTCAATGTCGAGATCGCGCCCAGCGTCAATGTGCGCGTGGTCAAGTCGATGATCGCCGAGGTGCGCAACCGCACCGCCATCGCCGCCAACGATTCCAAGGCCTGA
- the secF gene encoding protein translocase subunit SecF, which yields MAMRGWPLIKLLPQKTNFHFVKYSRAAGVVSIILCVASIVACFVPGLNMGIDFRGGASMEVSKPAGQEIQLDRVRETVNGLNLGDVQVQGIARRDTNVDDGSTAILRFQVPEGRDQTQVVQQVEGAISKAVGQVNYSGVSVVGSKVSGELFTSGLLALGVAIGLMFLYIWFRFEPQFGFGAVVGLLHDVILTFGLIVLFKLEFSLNMVAAVLTVIGYSMNDTVVVFDRLRENLRKYKTMPLRDVIDLSLNETLSRTIITGVTAVMVLAALAIFGGEALFGFSIALMFGIVIGTYSSIYVGAPIILLWGVRRGGGTSDDAKPIKLGMASRP from the coding sequence ATGGCGATGCGTGGATGGCCCCTTATCAAGCTGCTGCCGCAGAAGACGAATTTCCATTTCGTCAAATATTCGCGCGCGGCCGGCGTTGTCTCAATCATCCTGTGCGTGGCCTCGATCGTGGCCTGTTTCGTGCCGGGCCTGAACATGGGCATCGACTTCCGGGGCGGTGCCTCGATGGAAGTGTCCAAGCCCGCCGGCCAGGAAATCCAGCTGGACCGCGTGCGCGAGACGGTGAACGGTTTGAACCTGGGCGACGTGCAGGTGCAGGGCATCGCCCGGCGCGATACCAACGTCGATGACGGATCGACCGCCATCCTGCGCTTCCAGGTGCCGGAAGGCCGCGACCAGACCCAGGTGGTCCAGCAGGTCGAAGGCGCGATCAGCAAGGCCGTGGGCCAGGTCAACTATTCGGGCGTCAGCGTCGTCGGCTCCAAGGTGTCGGGCGAGCTGTTCACCTCGGGCCTCTTGGCGCTAGGCGTCGCGATCGGCCTGATGTTCCTCTACATCTGGTTCCGGTTCGAACCGCAGTTCGGCTTCGGCGCCGTGGTCGGCCTGCTGCACGACGTGATCCTGACGTTCGGCCTGATCGTGCTGTTCAAGCTGGAGTTCAGCCTGAACATGGTGGCCGCCGTCCTGACCGTGATCGGCTATTCGATGAATGACACCGTCGTCGTGTTCGACCGCCTTCGCGAGAATTTGCGGAAATACAAGACCATGCCGTTGCGCGACGTGATCGACCTGTCGCTGAACGAAACCCTGTCGCGGACCATCATCACCGGCGTCACCGCCGTCATGGTGCTGGCGGCCCTGGCCATTTTCGGGGGCGAGGCGCTGTTCGGCTTCTCCATCGCCCTGATGTTCGGCATCGTCATCGGCACCTATTCGTCGATCTACGTCGGCGCGCCGATCATCCTGCTGTGGGGCGTGCGACGCGGGGGCGGGACGTCCGACGACGCCAAGCCGATCAAGCTGGGCATGGCCAGCCGGCCCTGA
- the secD gene encoding protein translocase subunit SecD, translating into MIQLSRWKVILVVASAILGCLLAYPNLLSPAQREALPGWLPKNALNLGLDLQGGSYLLLEVDVPKMREKRVTNLIEDVRVTLNGAGIATNGFQREAGGVIATLANPAQTDAAVKALQQLGGQTGPGGQVERAATRLGDGRIRFAYTDAALNGMGATAVDQSIEVVRRRIDSLGTREPSITRQGADRIVVQAPGESDPSKLEEVIGQTAQLTFQMVDVENSVNDAVAGRVPPDSELLQGEDGTPYLVKKRVLVSGENLTRAGVGSDQSGRPAIDFRFDGAGARRFGEATAANLQKPFAIILDGKVISAPTIQSAITSGSGQITGNFSIQEASTLVNLLNGGALPAPLNVEERRTVTAELGADAVAAGALSTAVGFAIIVVFMILAYGLLFGGVSVVGLVLNGVLIVAAMSLTQATLTLPGIAGLILTFAVAVDANVLIYERMRDEARSGRSVIASMDAGFNKAMGTIIDANLTTLVAAGIMFVFGEGPVRGFAWTLTIGVFTSVFSSVLVAQVLLGYWLKKAKPKKLPIAE; encoded by the coding sequence ATGATTCAGCTGTCGCGCTGGAAAGTCATCCTTGTCGTCGCCTCGGCGATCCTCGGCTGCCTTCTCGCCTATCCCAACCTGTTGAGCCCGGCTCAGCGCGAGGCGCTGCCCGGCTGGTTGCCGAAGAACGCGCTGAACCTGGGGCTGGACCTGCAGGGCGGATCGTATCTGCTGCTGGAAGTCGATGTGCCGAAGATGCGCGAAAAGCGCGTCACCAACCTGATCGAGGACGTGCGGGTCACGCTGAATGGCGCGGGCATCGCCACCAACGGCTTCCAGCGCGAGGCCGGCGGCGTGATTGCGACCCTGGCCAATCCGGCCCAGACCGATGCGGCCGTCAAGGCGTTGCAGCAACTGGGCGGACAGACCGGGCCTGGCGGTCAGGTCGAACGCGCGGCGACGCGGCTGGGGGATGGCCGCATCCGCTTCGCCTATACCGACGCCGCGCTGAACGGCATGGGCGCGACGGCCGTGGACCAGTCGATCGAGGTGGTGCGCCGCCGGATCGACAGCCTGGGCACGCGCGAGCCCTCCATCACCCGTCAGGGCGCCGACCGGATCGTGGTCCAGGCGCCGGGAGAGAGCGATCCGTCCAAGCTGGAGGAGGTCATCGGCCAGACGGCGCAGCTGACCTTCCAGATGGTGGACGTCGAAAACTCGGTGAACGACGCCGTTGCCGGCCGCGTGCCGCCGGATTCCGAACTGCTTCAAGGCGAGGACGGCACCCCCTATCTGGTCAAGAAACGCGTGCTGGTGTCGGGCGAGAACCTGACCCGCGCGGGCGTCGGTTCGGACCAGAGCGGCCGCCCGGCCATCGACTTCCGCTTTGACGGCGCCGGCGCGCGCCGGTTCGGCGAGGCGACGGCGGCCAACCTGCAGAAGCCCTTCGCCATCATCCTGGACGGCAAGGTCATCTCTGCCCCGACGATCCAGAGCGCCATCACCTCGGGCTCGGGCCAGATCACCGGCAACTTCTCGATCCAGGAAGCCTCGACCCTGGTGAATCTGCTGAACGGGGGCGCTCTGCCGGCGCCGCTGAACGTGGAGGAACGCCGCACCGTGACGGCCGAACTGGGCGCGGACGCGGTCGCCGCCGGCGCCCTGTCCACGGCGGTCGGTTTCGCCATCATCGTCGTGTTCATGATCCTGGCCTATGGCCTGCTGTTCGGCGGCGTGTCCGTGGTCGGCCTGGTGCTGAACGGCGTGCTGATCGTGGCGGCCATGTCGCTGACGCAGGCGACGCTGACCCTGCCGGGCATCGCGGGTCTGATCCTGACCTTCGCGGTGGCCGTGGACGCCAATGTGCTGATCTATGAGCGGATGCGCGACGAGGCCCGTTCGGGCCGCAGCGTGATCGCCTCTATGGACGCCGGCTTCAACAAGGCCATGGGCACCATCATCGACGCCAACCTGACCACCCTGGTCGCCGCCGGCATCATGTTCGTGTTCGGGGAGGGGCCGGTGCGCGGCTTCGCCTGGACCCTGACCATCGGGGTCTTCACCTCGGTCTTCTCCTCGGTCCTGGTCGCCCAGGTCCTGCTCGGCTACTGGCTCAAGAAGGCCAAGCCCAAAAAACTGCCGATCGCGGAGTGA
- a CDS encoding peptidoglycan DD-metalloendopeptidase family protein: protein MAVISGWMRVALIAGASLSAAACMTYPSEPRYSTHASPAPAPDRGAYPSAGGQQPAYPGGAQTQPYRPAPYESPPPATAPIGQVEGGALPPPVTVTPSQPTYTPPAYQPPAVAPSGSTRPGAAYVIQPGDTISGVGRRFQTPVQTLIDLNGLGPRGAITSGQRIILPEAAVDTGNDPYATGASPVGVLVPNNGVIPPPPPPRSGNAALPVQTRPVTQPFSSGAVQAPAAQGAVATGQPNLLWPVRGDIVRRFGPVGMGERNNGINIGASAGAAVGASAAGRVAYVGSDLVGQGLTVLVVHANGWRTVYGHLGSATVKDGDDVRAGQQVGTVGLTAGDGRPSIHFETRQMRGDDPVAVDPLTVLPR, encoded by the coding sequence GTGGCGGTGATTTCGGGCTGGATGAGAGTGGCGTTGATCGCGGGGGCGTCGCTGAGTGCGGCGGCCTGCATGACCTATCCGTCCGAGCCGCGGTATTCCACCCACGCCTCGCCCGCGCCGGCGCCGGATCGCGGGGCCTATCCGTCTGCGGGTGGTCAGCAGCCGGCCTATCCGGGTGGGGCGCAGACCCAGCCCTATCGCCCCGCGCCCTATGAATCGCCGCCGCCGGCGACCGCGCCCATCGGTCAGGTGGAGGGCGGGGCCCTGCCGCCGCCTGTCACGGTGACGCCCAGCCAGCCGACCTATACGCCGCCCGCCTATCAGCCCCCGGCTGTGGCGCCTTCGGGTTCGACGCGGCCCGGCGCGGCCTATGTGATCCAGCCCGGGGACACGATTTCGGGCGTCGGACGCCGGTTCCAGACCCCGGTGCAGACCCTGATCGACCTGAATGGTCTGGGGCCGCGCGGCGCGATCACCAGCGGTCAGCGAATCATCCTGCCCGAGGCGGCCGTAGATACGGGGAACGATCCCTACGCGACCGGCGCATCGCCCGTGGGCGTTCTGGTGCCCAACAACGGGGTCATTCCGCCGCCGCCGCCGCCACGTTCGGGCAACGCGGCGCTGCCGGTGCAGACGCGGCCGGTGACGCAGCCGTTTTCGTCGGGCGCGGTCCAGGCGCCGGCCGCGCAGGGCGCGGTCGCGACGGGCCAGCCGAATCTGCTTTGGCCCGTTCGGGGCGACATCGTGCGTCGCTTCGGCCCCGTCGGCATGGGCGAGCGCAACAACGGCATCAACATCGGGGCATCGGCCGGCGCCGCGGTCGGCGCCTCGGCCGCCGGGCGCGTGGCCTATGTCGGCAGCGATCTGGTCGGTCAGGGGCTGACGGTGCTGGTTGTCCACGCCAACGGCTGGCGCACCGTCTATGGTCATCTGGGTTCGGCGACGGTTAAGGATGGCGACGACGTGCGGGCGGGCCAGCAGGTCGGCACCGTGGGCCTGACCGCCGGCGACGGCCGTCCCTCGATCCACTTCGAGACGCGCCAGATGCGCGGCGACGACCCCGTCGCGGTCGATCCCCTGACCGTATTGCCGCGGTAG
- a CDS encoding histidine kinase famiy protein, protein MTDKSKDTIGGHEGPHLSHWRQSTITQPGFADQSDVFFAAIQMTRMPMIISDPRQPDNPIAFANNAFLDLTGYEEDEVVGRNCRFLQGPQTDRETVRELRDAVAAKRALAVEILNYRRDGSPFWNAVFMGPIFDEKGELLYFFASQLDVTRRRESEQVSRQAQKMEAIGQLTAGLAHDFNNLLQVVGGSLERISAAPDDVERVKRFVTVASTAADRGAKLTQQLLAFARRSRLEPKGVDLTELVSSISDLLDSAAGSKIELSLHLRRRLPRVMVDPVHLEMALLNVLVNARDASGHGGAVTVSTETLTLNGDAASRDLTPGDYVTLTVSDDGEGMPQHVLARATEPFFTTKPTGQGTGLGLAMAHGFAQQSGGRLEIESQPGDGTRVRMIFPVAAATDGPGDAPVSRFRPDAVDDDAPPRVLVVDDNAEIASLARDTLVETGYEVAVALSGEEGLELFETALAEDNPFDLVFTDVVMPGGVNGLVFAGQIRERSDTAAILMTTGYNDQMALDGPQAEAMDVLGKPYRRSELIDRVQTALRQGPRKGPGRRTSDFGPATA, encoded by the coding sequence ATGACCGATAAAAGCAAGGACACGATAGGCGGGCACGAGGGGCCGCATCTCAGCCATTGGCGCCAGAGCACGATCACCCAACCGGGTTTCGCGGATCAGAGCGATGTCTTCTTCGCCGCGATCCAGATGACGCGGATGCCGATGATCATTTCGGACCCGCGCCAGCCCGACAATCCCATCGCCTTCGCCAACAACGCCTTCCTGGACCTGACGGGCTATGAGGAAGACGAGGTGGTGGGCCGCAACTGCCGCTTTCTGCAGGGGCCGCAGACTGATCGCGAGACGGTGCGCGAACTGCGCGATGCGGTCGCGGCGAAACGGGCGCTGGCGGTCGAAATCCTGAACTATCGCCGGGACGGCAGCCCGTTCTGGAACGCGGTCTTCATGGGGCCGATCTTCGACGAGAAGGGCGAACTGCTTTATTTCTTCGCCAGTCAGTTGGATGTCACGCGCCGGCGCGAAAGCGAGCAGGTGTCGCGGCAGGCCCAGAAGATGGAGGCCATCGGGCAACTGACCGCGGGGCTGGCGCACGATTTCAACAACCTGTTGCAGGTGGTGGGCGGCAGTCTGGAGCGGATTTCGGCCGCACCGGATGATGTGGAGCGGGTCAAGCGCTTCGTGACCGTGGCCTCCACGGCCGCCGACCGCGGGGCCAAGCTGACGCAACAGCTGCTGGCCTTTGCGCGTCGCAGCCGGCTGGAGCCCAAGGGCGTGGATCTGACCGAACTGGTCAGCTCCATCTCCGACCTGCTGGACAGTGCGGCAGGGTCCAAGATCGAACTGTCGCTGCATCTGCGCCGACGTCTGCCGCGCGTGATGGTCGACCCGGTTCACCTGGAGATGGCGCTGCTGAATGTGTTGGTGAACGCGCGCGACGCCTCGGGCCATGGCGGGGCGGTGACGGTCAGCACCGAGACGCTGACGCTCAACGGGGACGCCGCCTCGCGCGATCTGACGCCTGGCGACTATGTCACGCTGACCGTTTCGGACGATGGCGAGGGAATGCCCCAGCATGTGCTGGCGCGCGCCACCGAACCCTTCTTCACCACCAAGCCGACGGGGCAGGGCACGGGGCTGGGCCTGGCCATGGCCCACGGGTTCGCGCAGCAGTCGGGCGGTCGGCTGGAGATCGAGTCCCAGCCGGGCGACGGAACCAGGGTGCGGATGATCTTTCCCGTCGCGGCGGCGACCGACGGCCCGGGCGACGCCCCGGTCTCGCGGTTCCGACCCGATGCGGTGGACGACGATGCGCCGCCGCGTGTTCTGGTGGTGGACGACAACGCCGAGATCGCCTCACTGGCGCGCGATACGCTGGTGGAGACCGGCTATGAGGTCGCCGTGGCCCTCAGCGGGGAAGAGGGGTTGGAGCTTTTCGAGACGGCGCTGGCGGAAGACAATCCGTTCGATCTGGTCTTCACCGACGTCGTCATGCCCGGCGGCGTGAACGGCCTGGTGTTCGCCGGACAGATCAGGGAGCGCAGCGACACGGCCGCGATCCTGATGACCACGGGCTATAATGACCAGATGGCGCTGGACGGTCCGCAGGCGGAAGCGATGGACGTGCTGGGCAAGCCCTATCGACGCAGCGAACTGATCGACCGTGTCCAGACCGCCCTGCGTCAGGGACCGCGCAAAGGGCCGGGCCGCCGCACGTCCGATTTCGGACCCGCGACGGCATGA